A genome region from Yoonia vestfoldensis includes the following:
- the nusG gene encoding transcription termination/antitermination protein NusG encodes MTYQDDTASWHIAQLRPNGLLMALRNLERQSVVHFAPTELRTERRGAKFVTRDVPAFPGYVFVQPSAASGGVRAVNSTRGITKLITLGQGPAIVPAGLIAALRIRFAPPDITPAPQFDQGDWVKILDGPFAEFVAQVEATPAAERVYLLIDLMGRATRVAVDARSLKREAS; translated from the coding sequence GTGACGTACCAAGACGACACTGCCAGCTGGCACATTGCGCAATTGCGGCCGAATGGCCTTCTGATGGCCTTGCGCAATCTGGAGCGCCAGTCGGTCGTGCATTTCGCGCCGACAGAGCTGCGCACGGAACGCCGCGGCGCCAAATTCGTGACCCGCGATGTGCCGGCTTTCCCAGGGTATGTCTTTGTGCAGCCAAGCGCGGCCTCAGGCGGCGTCAGGGCCGTCAACAGCACGCGCGGCATCACCAAGCTTATCACGCTGGGGCAGGGGCCCGCGATCGTCCCCGCAGGGCTGATCGCGGCGCTGCGGATACGGTTCGCGCCCCCCGACATCACGCCCGCGCCGCAATTTGATCAGGGCGACTGGGTCAAAATTCTCGACGGTCCTTTTGCCGAGTTTGTGGCCCAGGTCGAGGCAACGCCGGCAGCCGAACGGGTGTATTTGCTGATCGATCTGATGGGCCGCGCCACGCGCGTTGCGGTGGACGCCCGAAGCCTCAAGCGCGAAGCCAGTTAA
- a CDS encoding tyrosine-type recombinase/integrase has protein sequence MTQVHNRDWKAEFRRLEGAFSPHTLRAYYTDIGAFVDWCEKLELDWLPTTSEILCRHLNWMAQRGLKFTTIRRRLYAVRRLNMIMDAPELTRDLGVDLTVRRIRRAQPNRPGQARGLTGDVLKIMIDAQPDNPWGLRNKAILSLGYDLLARRSEITALRTDDVTWRPDGTLEVIVRRSKADPFGMGRLAFTSQRSAELVGEWLAWRGPDIGPLFCGIYRGVAIDRALSGASIKLVVKNAARAVGYHETIVGEFSAHSLRVGAAQDLLKKGHDTAAIMRAGGWSSVTVLGRYLAKAEHNVWA, from the coding sequence ATGACACAAGTCCACAACAGAGACTGGAAAGCTGAGTTTCGTCGCCTTGAGGGCGCCTTTTCTCCGCATACACTGAGGGCATACTACACCGACATTGGCGCCTTCGTCGACTGGTGTGAAAAACTGGAATTAGATTGGCTGCCCACAACGTCGGAGATACTGTGCCGACACCTAAATTGGATGGCGCAGAGAGGGCTGAAGTTCACAACCATCCGCCGCCGGCTTTATGCCGTCCGTCGCCTCAATATGATCATGGATGCACCGGAGTTGACGCGCGATTTGGGCGTCGACTTGACTGTGCGCCGCATCAGGCGCGCGCAGCCCAACAGACCCGGACAAGCGCGTGGCCTGACGGGAGATGTACTCAAAATAATGATTGATGCGCAGCCTGACAATCCGTGGGGCCTCAGAAACAAGGCCATATTGTCATTGGGCTACGACTTGCTTGCGCGCCGATCCGAAATCACGGCGCTGCGAACCGATGACGTAACATGGCGGCCCGACGGGACGCTCGAAGTCATCGTGCGCAGGTCAAAGGCCGACCCGTTCGGGATGGGCCGGTTGGCGTTCACGTCACAACGCTCGGCCGAACTGGTTGGGGAGTGGCTGGCCTGGCGCGGGCCGGACATCGGACCGCTGTTTTGCGGGATCTACCGAGGGGTTGCGATCGACCGAGCGCTATCAGGCGCCAGCATAAAACTCGTCGTCAAGAACGCGGCAAGAGCCGTGGGTTACCACGAGACTATCGTGGGCGAGTTCAGCGCCCATTCCCTGCGCGTGGGTGCGGCGCAGGATCTGCTCAAAAAGGGACATGATACCGCCGCGATTATGCGGGCAGGCGGGTGGTCAAGTGTCACAGTGTTGGGGCGGTACTTGGCGAAAGCGGAGCATAATGTGTGGGCTTAG
- a CDS encoding helix-turn-helix domain-containing protein, which yields MRRSDICLYLGPADRAELHALLSNRNTPRKLAWRAGIVLATADGQGTTEIMRRTGMSKPTVWRWQQGYLNEGLAGLKRDKTRPLRVPPLPMETRLKVIARTVQETPPNARQWSRALMAEAMGISPSSVGRIGPVAYHKVPVTAF from the coding sequence ATGAGACGTTCCGACATCTGCCTTTACCTTGGCCCCGCCGACCGCGCTGAGCTTCACGCTTTGCTGAGTAATCGCAACACGCCGCGCAAGCTCGCCTGGCGGGCGGGCATCGTACTTGCGACCGCGGACGGTCAGGGCACGACCGAGATCATGCGGCGGACGGGCATGTCGAAGCCGACAGTCTGGCGCTGGCAGCAGGGGTATCTCAATGAAGGCCTGGCCGGTCTCAAGCGCGACAAAACGCGGCCCTTGCGGGTGCCGCCGCTGCCCATGGAAACAAGGCTGAAGGTGATCGCGAGGACGGTACAGGAAACCCCACCCAATGCCAGGCAGTGGAGCCGCGCGCTGATGGCCGAAGCCATGGGCATCTCGCCTTCGAGCGTGGGGCGCATTGGACCTGTCGCGTATCACAAAGTGCCTGTCACCGCCTTCTAA
- a CDS encoding IS630 family transposase, which translates to MRRTDICLYLGPADRAELQALLTNRNTPRKLVWRADIVLATADGRGTVAIMRRTGMSKPTVWRWQERYLDEGVPGLKRDKTRPSRVPPLPREVRLKVIAKTVQETPPNATHWSRTTMAEAVGISPSSVGRIWADAGLKPHIVKGFKISNDPMFEEKVTDIVGLYLNPPDRAVVLCVDEKSQIQALDRTQPGLPLKKGRASTMTHDYKRHGTTTLFAALDVKSGLVIGDCMPRHRAKEFLIFLRRIDRAVKKPRDIHLVLDNYATHKTPEVQAWLEKHPRFKLHFTPTSASWLNLVERFFAEITAKRIRRGSYSSVDDLEGAIYDYLLQHNAKPKPFVWSKTAKGILTRERRALDALDQIRGNR; encoded by the coding sequence ATGAGACGAACCGACATCTGCCTTTACCTTGGCCCCGCCGACCGCGCTGAGCTTCAAGCCCTGCTGACCAACCGCAACACGCCGCGCAAGCTTGTCTGGCGGGCAGATATCGTGCTGGCGACAGCGGACGGTCGGGGCACCGTTGCGATCATGCGGCGGACGGGCATGTCGAAGCCGACGGTCTGGCGCTGGCAGGAGCGGTATCTCGATGAGGGCGTGCCGGGGCTCAAGCGCGACAAGACGCGTCCCTCGCGCGTGCCGCCGCTTCCCAGGGAGGTCCGGTTGAAGGTGATCGCGAAGACCGTGCAGGAGACGCCGCCCAATGCCACGCACTGGAGCCGCACGACGATGGCCGAGGCGGTGGGCATATCGCCGTCGAGCGTCGGGCGGATATGGGCGGATGCCGGGCTGAAGCCGCATATCGTGAAGGGGTTCAAGATCTCGAACGACCCTATGTTCGAGGAGAAGGTCACCGACATCGTTGGGCTCTACCTCAACCCGCCGGATCGGGCTGTTGTGCTCTGCGTCGATGAGAAGTCCCAGATCCAGGCGCTCGATCGGACGCAGCCGGGCCTGCCCCTCAAGAAGGGACGCGCGTCGACGATGACCCATGATTACAAGCGCCATGGCACCACCACGCTCTTCGCCGCGCTGGACGTCAAGTCGGGCTTGGTCATCGGCGACTGCATGCCCCGCCACCGCGCCAAGGAGTTCCTGATCTTCCTCCGCCGGATCGACCGGGCCGTGAAGAAACCGCGCGACATCCATCTGGTTCTCGACAACTACGCCACCCACAAGACGCCCGAGGTGCAGGCCTGGCTGGAGAAGCATCCCCGGTTCAAGCTGCACTTCACACCCACCAGCGCGTCCTGGCTGAACCTCGTCGAGCGCTTCTTCGCCGAGATCACGGCAAAGCGCATTCGCCGCGGCAGCTACTCCAGCGTCGACGATCTCGAAGGCGCAATCTACGACTACCTGCTCCAGCACAACGCCAAGCCGAAGCCCTTCGTCTGGAGCAAAACCGCCAAGGGCATCCTCACCCGAGAGCGCCGCGCACTCGACGCGCTCGACCAAATCAGGGGAAATCGGTAG
- a CDS encoding O-antigen ligase family protein, translated as MAFMMLLQVLYEGSPEIIQISSLIVFVVLSFIVTTYQKTNLVPMSVLVLFGLLFFMLIFSNLISLEVIGISSFLRMFAIMGYLIIGLLFAARLDHYIIERALPAYAIGLALVLVYVLYDNDRIFARLSGNLHPNLWGFVVATSLPFVFFSKIRLLFKLIISAFFLYLLAFEFQTRAALSWAIFSFVVFLPVRLMGGKSNTNTKLLIISSITIALSALVILIISNLDFVRAVFQFESSTRGVGSGLSGRTALWAEAFHVFQDRPFLGHGFDSGRYYASNFFEVYVAGDIESLHNSYLTMFFDMGVIGGTLYLIIVGLALGGAFASRNIILISFLIVYLGMGITDSRPLNVANPPGLLFVVLLPYLATVFLLRLERKKVTKII; from the coding sequence ATGGCATTTATGATGCTGCTCCAAGTGCTTTATGAAGGCAGCCCGGAAATTATTCAAATATCGTCGCTTATTGTTTTTGTAGTTCTGTCATTTATTGTAACAACTTATCAAAAGACAAATTTGGTGCCAATGTCTGTTTTGGTTCTATTTGGGTTGTTATTTTTTATGTTGATTTTTTCAAATTTAATTTCCCTAGAAGTAATTGGTATCAGTAGTTTCTTGCGAATGTTTGCAATTATGGGATATTTGATTATTGGCTTGCTTTTCGCCGCGCGCCTTGATCATTATATTATTGAGAGAGCTTTACCTGCATACGCTATTGGACTCGCTCTCGTGCTGGTTTATGTTCTATATGATAATGATCGAATATTCGCTAGGCTTTCAGGTAACTTGCATCCAAACTTATGGGGATTTGTTGTTGCAACATCTCTCCCATTCGTCTTTTTTTCGAAAATTAGATTACTTTTCAAACTTATTATCTCAGCGTTCTTTTTGTACCTTCTCGCGTTTGAGTTCCAAACCCGCGCTGCCCTTTCTTGGGCAATCTTCTCATTTGTAGTATTTTTACCAGTTAGATTGATGGGTGGCAAATCAAACACAAACACAAAATTATTAATAATTTCTTCAATAACAATTGCGCTTTCGGCATTAGTGATTCTCATTATATCGAATCTTGACTTTGTTCGTGCTGTCTTTCAATTTGAATCTAGCACTCGTGGTGTTGGGAGCGGCCTATCAGGGCGTACGGCCCTATGGGCTGAAGCTTTTCACGTTTTCCAAGATCGCCCATTTTTAGGCCATGGATTTGACTCTGGTCGGTACTATGCGTCTAACTTCTTCGAGGTTTATGTGGCTGGTGATATAGAATCGCTTCACAACTCTTATCTTACAATGTTTTTTGATATGGGAGTGATTGGTGGAACCCTTTATCTAATTATAGTAGGCCTCGCGCTTGGAGGGGCTTTTGCATCTCGAAATATAATATTAATTTCATTTCTTATTGTTTATCTTGGGATGGGAATAACCGACTCTAGGCCGCTTAACGTCGCTAATCCGCCCGGATTGCTGTTCGTTGTCCTGCTGCCGTATCTTGCGACAGTTTTCTTGTTACGATTAGAAAGAAAAAAAGTAACAAAAATAATTTAG
- a CDS encoding methyltransferase domain-containing protein — translation MPDQSIDIILCDHVLEHVAAPAEFVREIARVLKPGGWLCARTPAKWGYIGIGARLVPNALHVAFLKKLQPNRKAEDVFPTVYGMNTMAALGHYFDKSEWKNCTYGFNGVPGYHGNNAVLFRLIQFWGWLMPRSLSAKFHIFIQKRP, via the coding sequence ATACCGGACCAGAGTATTGACATCATTCTGTGCGACCATGTGCTAGAGCATGTTGCCGCGCCGGCCGAATTCGTGCGCGAGATTGCGCGCGTGCTTAAACCCGGGGGGTGGCTGTGCGCCCGCACCCCTGCGAAGTGGGGCTATATTGGGATCGGAGCGCGACTTGTGCCCAACGCGCTGCACGTGGCTTTCCTAAAGAAACTGCAGCCGAACCGAAAGGCCGAGGATGTGTTTCCCACCGTATACGGTATGAACACGATGGCGGCGCTGGGTCACTATTTCGACAAATCCGAGTGGAAGAACTGCACATATGGCTTTAATGGAGTTCCCGGCTATCACGGGAATAATGCTGTCCTGTTCCGGCTGATCCAGTTTTGGGGCTGGTTGATGCCGCGCTCGTTGTCGGCGAAGTTTCATATTTTTATTCAGAAACGCCCATGA